AGTACCAAGCGGCCCTACATGAGCTCAAAGGCTTTAACGATCGCCCGACTCTCAAGGTGGGGGTGCTGAGTACCTTGCGGGTGAGTGAGCTGGCCGATTTGGTTCATAGTTTTCAGCAACACTATCCCCATGTGACCCTGGAAATGTATGACCATCCCGCCGATGCATTGCAGGACAAACTCCCCCAAGGTGAGGTGGATGTGGCAATTACGGTGTTGGGACCACAGGATGATGCCCAAACCTCAACTCTTTTGTTTACTCAGCCCTTGTTGCTAGCTGTTCCTGCCCGTCATCCCTTGGCACAACGAACTTCGGTGCGGTTAGCTGAACTGGATGGTCAACCCTATATCGATCGGGTGAACTGTGAATTCTTCAAGCAAGAGTGTCAATTGCTAGAAGCCCAAAAAATCAGTCCCCAAATCGTGTACCGGGCCAGCCATGAGGAATGGGTGATTTCCTTGGTCAAAGCTGGACTGGGGATGAGTATGATGCCCTATTGGCGGGGACTGACAGACATTGTTTATCTGCCCGTTGTTGATGTCGATTTTCAACGTCGGGTTGGCATTAAATGGCGGCTCCAGTGTTCTGAGATGGTTGAGCAGTTTTGCCGGTTTGCCACGAGTCATAATTGGGAATCGATGGCGGGGTGAAACTAAGGTGCGATCGCATCCAACGCATCCCAGAATGCCTGCAGATCCTCGTAGTGAGGGAGAATCACTTTTGCCCCTTCAATTTTAAGTTGGTGAGCGGCTTCTCCGGTCGCAATGCCAATAAAAGGATATTTTAAGTTTTTCGCGGCTCGTACATCCCAAATGCCATCCCCCACATAGATCACATGGGTAAAAGTCTGTTGGTAGGTTGCTTGAGCACGGTCCAGGGCAATCTGACAAATACCTTCTCGTGAATCATGATCGTCTGCAAAGGCATATGGAATGTCCGCAAAGGGTAATCCCGCCGACTGCAGCTTAAACTGAACCGATGCAGTCCAAGCGCCACCTGCGTAGCAGATCTGATAATCCGGGGAAGCTTGCAACTGTTTCAGCAGGACATCAGCACCAGCAATAGGGAAAACGCCGCCCTCCCGGACAGCACCTTGGGCGAGTCGTTGCAACAATTGTTTTTGAAAGAGCGCTATTTCATTGGAGTCAGGTAAACGTCCTAACTGTTGTTCACAGATTTCCCGAAGAATACAGGCATCCGTGACATGGGTATAGGTGGCCCAATCTTCAGAGATATTCGTAATTCCAAAAATGTCTTGAACTGTTTGGACAAACGCCAGATCGTCGAGGTCATTGGAGGCCGTAAGGGTGCCATCAATATCGAACATTATCAGTTTCATGGTCTGAAGCTTATCTGGGAATTAGGTTGGATTTATTAGCATATCGTTACTTTTGTTCAATGTTTCGATGAACAGAATGAACGCCCATTTTAAGGCTGCTTTAGCCCAGAAGACGTCATATTCCTGGGGCAGACTTTATCCGTTCTGGAAAGGTTGCCCTATTCGTTACCCCTCAACTTTATTCATTCTTTTACTGTTGAAAGTATATTTATCTTTACTCAGTAAGGCTTCTAGCCCTTATCGATGGAGAAGGACTTTTAAAAGTGCAGGTTATATTAAAAGAGGTATTTATCTCGATACCAAATAATTCCTAGGGTTTGCTGATGATGACAAATAATAAAGAGGTAGGTCCCATCTTGGGGACCGAAAACCTATTGAGCATTCTGTTAAGTGGATCGGAGACTTGGAATGATTGGCGGATTAAAAATCCGACCATCCCGGTTAACTTGTTTAAAGCCAATCTCAGTAATGCACTGCTCCGAGGCGCAAATTTTGCTAACGCAGATTTTCGTAAAGCTAAACTGTTTCGAGCGGACTTACGGGCAGTGTGCCTCTATCGGGCTGATCTGAGGGGCGCCAATCTTAAAGGTGCCAATCTGTTTGGTGCCAACCTGAGTGGAGCCAACCTGAGTGGTGCGAACCTCAGTAATGCCATGCTTTACTGTGCCAATCTTGGAGGGGCCAATTTAAGAGGCACCATTTTAGACAGTGCAAACTTGATGCGAGCTAACTTCAGCCATGGAGATCTTCGGAATGCCATTCTTCGGAATGCCAAACTCCAAGGCACTCACTTTGAGGGGACTCGTATGTTGCGCACTGACTTGGATGAGATTAACCTCAGCAAGGTCCAGATCGATGGGGTTCACTTAATGGATGTTGATATCAACCATTCTGCGATGGAAGATGCTGCCGTTACGGGCATCCTCATTAGCTGATATCGATCTTGGGCATCTGTTCAGAGAAAACATCATAACGGGTGACCATTCCTAACGGTTTGGTCACCCCGTTTGACTTTCTCTCTAGCAATGAATCTCCGCTGTATCTGATGACCAGACTAAGAATTTAGACCTATAACTTTGAGCCAGTTAGAGTACCGTTGCTCTGCTCCCATCATCACATTTTTCATCAACTCGCGTAATTGGTCTGATACCGGACGGTGTGCTGGCAGTTTGTAGGTTTCAATTTCCAACACGGGTGAGATTTGAGCTGCTGTGCCACAGAGAAAGACTTCATCTGCAATAAACAGTTCAGACTTGTCCACTGGACGCTCAATCACAGGAATC
The Acaryochloris marina S15 genome window above contains:
- a CDS encoding LysR family transcriptional regulator; translation: MDLYQVRYFLTIAETGTFSRAAERLYLSQPSLSAGIKKLEQELGVALFERGGRRTVLTAAGQAFKERATVIMAQYQAALHELKGFNDRPTLKVGVLSTLRVSELADLVHSFQQHYPHVTLEMYDHPADALQDKLPQGEVDVAITVLGPQDDAQTSTLLFTQPLLLAVPARHPLAQRTSVRLAELDGQPYIDRVNCEFFKQECQLLEAQKISPQIVYRASHEEWVISLVKAGLGMSMMPYWRGLTDIVYLPVVDVDFQRRVGIKWRLQCSEMVEQFCRFATSHNWESMAG
- a CDS encoding HAD family hydrolase codes for the protein MKLIMFDIDGTLTASNDLDDLAFVQTVQDIFGITNISEDWATYTHVTDACILREICEQQLGRLPDSNEIALFQKQLLQRLAQGAVREGGVFPIAGADVLLKQLQASPDYQICYAGGAWTASVQFKLQSAGLPFADIPYAFADDHDSREGICQIALDRAQATYQQTFTHVIYVGDGIWDVRAAKNLKYPFIGIATGEAAHQLKIEGAKVILPHYEDLQAFWDALDAIAP
- a CDS encoding pentapeptide repeat-containing protein; this translates as MMTNNKEVGPILGTENLLSILLSGSETWNDWRIKNPTIPVNLFKANLSNALLRGANFANADFRKAKLFRADLRAVCLYRADLRGANLKGANLFGANLSGANLSGANLSNAMLYCANLGGANLRGTILDSANLMRANFSHGDLRNAILRNAKLQGTHFEGTRMLRTDLDEINLSKVQIDGVHLMDVDINHSAMEDAAVTGILIS